A DNA window from Bombus huntii isolate Logan2020A chromosome 10, iyBomHunt1.1, whole genome shotgun sequence contains the following coding sequences:
- the LOC126870788 gene encoding uncharacterized protein LOC126870788, protein MRDFAYCSVYLAFLLAMASARSAETNPTTNSINEETARSSGNSNVFGDLRQMYQIYKECADEDISSCLKVRLLSAVDRVSRSTQLNVADGVTFVQDEPISNAEEPPKSLQEIEAGLPRALDDKENALNTMIFDKVMKFFQSHTLKLKLPNVEELQRSLVEEGRKKKKNMGGLLAIPLLIGGTLVPLALGALALLAGKALIVSKLALVLASIIGLKKLVSGGGDHGHEVVQVAGGHGSSGWARSSHDLAYSAYKPSST, encoded by the exons ATGAGAGATTTTGCTTATTGTTCCGTGTACCTGGCCTTTTTACTGGCCATGGCTTCGGCTAGATCAGCCGAGACTAATCCCACGACCAATTCCATCAATGAAGAGACAGCAAGGTCTAGCGGAAACAGCAACGTGTTTGGAGATCTTCGACAGATGTACCAGATTTACAAGGAATGCGCAGACGAGGATATCAGTTCTTGTTTGAAAGTGAGGTTGCTGTCGGCCGTAGACAGGGTGTCTAGGAGCACGCAGTTGAACGTTGCCGACGGTGTTACCTTCGTTCAGGACGAGCCTATCTCTAACGCGGAGGAACCACCGAAATCTCTTCAGGAGATCGAGGCCGGGCTACCTAGGGCTTTGGACGACAAAGAAAATGCGTTGAATACCATGATCTTCGACAAGGtgatgaaatttttccaaaGCCATACGTTGAAATTGAAGCTGCCCAATGTAGAAGAACTTCAACGGAGTTTGGTGGAAGAAG GCcgtaagaagaagaagaatatgGGGGGTCTGCTAGCTATTCCTCTGTTGATTGGTGGAACTTTGGTACCATTGGCCTTAGGAGCGTTAGCTCTTTTAGCTGGCAAGGCTTTGATCGTTAGCAAGCTGGCTCTAGTATTGGCTTCCATCATCGGTTTGAAGAAACTAGTGTCAGGAGGCGGGGATCATGGTCATGAAGTCGTTCAAGTTGCCGGAGGCCACGGATCCAGCGGATGGGCGAGATCGAGTCACGATCTCGCCTATTCCGCCTACAAGCCATCGTCTACTTAG
- the LOC126870787 gene encoding uncharacterized protein LOC126870787 — MSKYFVTILWLLPVLAAALPANDKPGNENDLMATIYSDCLKKESINCIKYKVFSYVDKMLVDKEDITLTDGITVVKTSNAEEGAPRSIESSDLDTLLFDRLGRFLRTHSVKVDLKGTDILGAIESAGRSFEDFTDNAVESRGKKKKAQKILGPLLMALALKAAALLPLALGAIAAIAGKALLVGKIALVISAIIGLKKLLSSSGGKHVTYEVVSHPHHSSSHIVSHDDGHGGGYGGGGADYGGGYSGSSGHGWARSLPQDAHELAYRAHQPQSQA, encoded by the exons ATGAGCAAGTACTTTGTGACCATTTTGTGGCTACTTCCGGTGCTGGCCGCAGCCCTGCCAGCAAATGACAAACCTGGAAACGAAAACGACCTAATGGCGACCATCTACAGCGACTGTCTGAAGAAGGAGTCGATCAATTGCATCAAATACAAAGTATTTTCGTACGTGGACAAGATGCTCGTTGATAAGGAGGATATCACGCTCACGGACGGCATCACTGTGGTTAAGACGTCGAACGCCGAGGAAGGTGCACCTAG ATCAATCGAGTCTAGCGATTTGGATACCCTTTTATTCGACCGTCTGGGCAGGTTCTTAAGGACGCACTCTGTCAAAGTCGATCTCAAGGGAACCGATATCCTTGGCGCCATTGAGTCTGCCGGTCGAAGTTTCGAGGACTTTACCGACAATGCTGTTGAAAGTCGTGGCAAGAAGA AGAAGGCACAAAAGATCCTTGGTCCGTTACTGATGGCCCTGGCCCTGAAGGCAGCAGCCCTGTTGCCCTTGGCTCTCGGTGCGATCGCCGCCATTGCTGGTAAAGCTCTTCTGGTCGGCAAAATCGCCCTTGTAATTTCCGCCATCATTGGGTTGAAGAAGCTGCTCAGCTCTAGCGGAGGAAAGCACGTGACATACGAAGTTGTGTCGCATCCTCATCACAGCAGTAGCCACATTGTCAGCCACGATGACGGCCATGGTGGTGGTTACGGTGGCGGTGGCGCTGATTATGGCGGTGGTTATTCTGGAAGCAGTGGCCACGGCTGGGCCAGGAGTTTACCTCAAGATGCTCACGAGTTGGCTTATCGCGCTCATCAACCTCAATCACAAGCATGA
- the LOC126870701 gene encoding uncharacterized protein LOC126870701, which yields MDHTKFHYRRDGLRKRKIIPIAVTPTVIFRFRVLDFPFRRTRIMKIIAVVVLISAVVLAAGQSLEDCLQSDSISCVQKSLYRKAKEFFDKDSFELFSGVSLVKSADSQGRSSRTSKELMYEQEIDAANSVTDRQSALENFVSEEAGQFLTGRSLRINFAPVFEKIGESARAISDSAPEEIRQAVNEVVEGRGRKKMLKSILPLLIAAKVKVGALATLAYLAIGLIAKKAIFASLISLAISAFIGLKALWSKKSDVTPYNGWNGGNAGWSAPVATGGWSSGGSWDDSHNYGQSQAYSGYHH from the exons ATGGACCACACGAAATTTCACTACCGACGGGACGGGCttcgaaaaaggaaaataatcCCAATCGCCGTGACACCGACCGttatatttcgttttcgtGTTTTGGACTTTCCGTTTCGTCGCACGAGAATCATGAAGATAATCGCCGTTGTGGTTCTAATATCAGCCGTTGTTCTGGCCGCCGGGCAAAGCTTGGAGGATTGTCTGCAGAGCGACAGCATCTCTTGCGTGCAGAAGAGCTTGTATCGGAAGGCGAAGGAGTTCTTCGACAAGGACAGCTTCGAACTGTTCAGTGGTGTTAGCTTGGTGAAGAGCGCGGACAGTCAGGGAAGAAGCTCTAGGACTAGTAAAGAGTTGATGTACGAGCAGGAAATCGACGCGGCTAACAGTGTCACAGATAGACAAAGTGCTCTCGAGAATTTTGTCAGCGAGGAAGCTGGACAGTTCCTCACTGGTCGCAGTCTTAGG ATCAATTTCGCTCCCGTTTTTGAAAAGATCGGAGAATCTGCCCGTGCCATCAGTGACTCTGCGCCGGAAGAGATTCGCCAAGCCGTCAATGAAGTCGTTGAAG GTCGGGGCAGGAAGAAGATGCTGAAATCGATCTTGCCTTTGCTGATCGCGGCGAAAGTGAAAGTCGGAGCCCTCGCTACCCTGGCGTACCTTGCCATCGGTCTCATAGCTAAGAAGGCCATCTTCGCCTCCCTCATTTCACTTGCCATTTCTGCGTTCATCGGCTTGAAGGCACTTTGGTCGAAGAAATCCGATGTCACTCCCTACAATGGGTGGAACGGCGGCAATGCTGGATGGTCCGCGCCAGTTGCGACCGGAGGATGGTCTTCCGGTGGCTCTTGGGACGATTCCCACAATTACGGACAGAGCCAAGCGTACTCCGGATATCATCActaa